A segment of the Phocoena phocoena unplaced genomic scaffold, mPhoPho1.1 SCAFFOLD_363, whole genome shotgun sequence genome:
CAACATGACCATCCATAACCGCTGGTCAACTGGCTGCGTCAACAATCACGGAAGACGCAATAAATACTCCCTGACCTGCGCGTATACCCTGTTTTCGCAGGGGTTCGAATCCCCTTAGCTCCACCATATCGATGCAGGTCAGAGACCTGCAAGGTGAAAAAAATGTTGACGGTCAACACGCCACGTCAACACCTGTCACACAACGACGATACGATGACCTCCCTAACCGGGAGGTTTTTTCGTTTCATGGCATCCATTCGACCACGAACCACCAAAGCGGGCACGCCCTACTACCAGGTTCTGTACCGGCACAACGGCACGCAATCCTCGGACAGCTTCGACGATCCGAAGGAAGCCACCAAGTACAAGAAGCTGTTGGAGCAGATCGGACCCGATGCAGCGCAAGAGCTGATGTTCGGCGCGGAAGCATTACCCGAAGAGATCCCCGCCCTGACGGTGACAGAGTGGTGCACCGAGTACATCGACCATCTGACTGGCGTCGAGGAAGCAACGAAGAACAAGTACCGCTCGTACCTCCGCCGCGACATTGATCCGATTCTTGGTTTTCTGCCGCTATCTGTGGTGAACGAGAAGGCGATCTCGAAGTGGGTCCAGGCGCAGGAGGGATCCTCGAAGACCATCGCCAACAAGCATGGGTTCTTGTCGGGTGCGTTCAACGGTGCTGTGCGAGCGAATCACATTGAAGTGAACCCGTGTGACGGTCGGAGGTTGCCGGCGCGGCACAAGGAAGATGAGCCGGTGTTCTTGACTCCAACTGAGTTCGTTCGAGTGCGGGATGTTGTGGTCGAGCAATGGCGTCCGTTGACGGTGTTTC
Coding sequences within it:
- the LOC136143831 gene encoding tyrosine recombinase XerC-like; the encoded protein is MASIRPRTTKAGTPYYQVLYRHNGTQSSDSFDDPKEATKYKKLLEQIGPDAAQELMFGAEALPEEIPALTVTEWCTEYIDHLTGVEEATKNKYRSYLRRDIDPILGFLPLSVVNEKAISKWVQAQEGSSKTIANKHGFLSGAFNGAVRANHIEVNPCDGRRLPARHKEDEPVFLTPTEFVRVRDVVVEQWRPLTVFLVSTGMRFSEATAFQVGDLNVEEKTGRIVRAWKYTGEAKRKLGPPKSRKSVRTINLSDQAIEACGDLKGRAPDEFVFTNRLGRPVTAQLFHNKAWRPMIAELSDRLGKKPRPHDLRHSCASWMIAAGVPLPVIQQHLGHESITTTINIYGHLDRRAAQAASAALTAALEGL